A window from Pseudomonas sp. MRSN 12121 encodes these proteins:
- a CDS encoding 3-hydroxyacyl-CoA dehydrogenase NAD-binding domain-containing protein yields the protein MTEAIRYEKGQDQIVVLTIDMPGQSANTMNGVYREAMAACVARLQAEQESIAGVIVTSAKKTFFAGGDLNELIKIGKPEAQAFYDMVLNLKGQLRALETLGKPVVAAINGAALGGGWEICLACHHRVALDDKNLQIGLPEVTLGLLPGGGGVVRMVRMLGLEKALPYLLEGKKVRPQQALQAGLIDELASDRDDLLAKAKAWIVANPAARQRWDVAGYQIPGGTPAHPKVAQMLAIAPSILRSKTQGCLPAPEKILCAAVEGAQVDFDTAQLIETRYFTELTTGQVAKNMIGTFWFQLNEINAGGSRPQGFAPYVTRKVGILGAGMMGAGIAYVSALAGIEVVLKDISLAAAEKGKAHSAALLEKKVARGQLSAEQRDATLARIRPAEQEADLAGCDLIIEAVYEDRELKAKVSKAAQQVVGADAVIASNTSTLPISGLAKAVPDQGKFIGLHFFSPVEKMPLVEIIKGEHTSDETLARGFDFVLQIRKTPIVVNDSRGFFTSRVFGTFTNEGIAMLGEGVAAPMIETEARKAGMPIGPLAISDEVSLSLMSHIRQQTARDLQAEGKLLVAHPAFAVIDLLLNEYKRAGKAAGGGFYEYPAAGQKHLWPQLKARFEQADGQIPAQDVRDRLLFVQAIETVRCVEEGVLRSTADANIGSIFGIGFAAWTGGALQFINQYGLKDFIARAQYLAEQYGERFAPPALLLEKAAKGQLF from the coding sequence ATGACCGAAGCCATCCGTTACGAAAAGGGCCAGGACCAGATCGTCGTCCTGACCATCGATATGCCAGGCCAGAGTGCCAACACCATGAACGGGGTGTACCGCGAGGCCATGGCCGCCTGTGTCGCCCGCTTGCAAGCCGAGCAGGAATCGATCGCCGGGGTAATTGTCACATCGGCGAAAAAGACCTTCTTCGCCGGGGGCGATCTCAATGAGCTGATCAAGATCGGCAAGCCCGAGGCTCAGGCCTTCTATGACATGGTGCTGAACCTCAAGGGCCAGTTGCGGGCCCTGGAGACTCTGGGCAAGCCGGTCGTGGCGGCGATCAACGGCGCCGCCCTCGGTGGCGGCTGGGAAATCTGCCTGGCCTGTCATCACCGCGTCGCCCTGGACGACAAGAACCTGCAGATCGGCCTGCCGGAGGTCACCCTCGGCCTGCTGCCGGGCGGCGGCGGTGTGGTGCGCATGGTGCGCATGCTGGGGCTGGAAAAGGCCCTGCCGTATCTGCTGGAAGGCAAGAAGGTCCGTCCGCAACAGGCGTTGCAGGCAGGGCTGATCGACGAACTGGCCAGCGACCGCGACGACCTGCTGGCCAAGGCCAAGGCCTGGATAGTCGCCAACCCGGCGGCCAGGCAGCGCTGGGACGTGGCGGGCTACCAGATCCCCGGCGGCACGCCGGCGCACCCGAAAGTCGCGCAGATGCTGGCTATCGCGCCGTCGATCCTGCGCAGCAAGACCCAAGGCTGCCTGCCGGCGCCGGAGAAGATTCTCTGCGCCGCGGTGGAAGGCGCCCAGGTCGATTTCGATACCGCGCAGTTGATCGAGACCCGCTATTTCACCGAGCTGACCACCGGCCAGGTGGCGAAAAACATGATCGGGACCTTCTGGTTCCAGCTCAACGAGATCAACGCCGGCGGTTCCCGGCCCCAGGGCTTTGCGCCTTATGTGACCCGGAAAGTCGGCATTCTCGGCGCCGGCATGATGGGCGCCGGAATCGCCTATGTCAGCGCGCTGGCCGGTATCGAGGTGGTGCTCAAGGACATCAGCCTGGCCGCGGCCGAGAAGGGCAAGGCGCATTCGGCGGCGCTGCTGGAGAAGAAGGTCGCCCGTGGCCAGTTGAGCGCCGAACAGCGCGATGCCACGCTGGCGCGGATCCGCCCTGCGGAGCAGGAGGCCGACCTGGCCGGATGCGACCTGATCATCGAGGCGGTGTACGAAGATCGCGAACTCAAGGCCAAGGTTTCCAAAGCCGCGCAACAGGTGGTCGGCGCCGATGCGGTGATCGCTTCCAATACCTCGACGCTGCCCATCAGTGGCCTGGCCAAGGCGGTGCCCGATCAAGGCAAATTCATCGGCCTGCACTTCTTCAGCCCGGTGGAGAAAATGCCCCTGGTGGAAATCATCAAGGGCGAGCACACCAGCGATGAAACCCTGGCCCGTGGTTTCGATTTCGTCTTGCAGATCAGAAAGACCCCGATCGTGGTCAACGACAGCCGCGGCTTCTTCACATCGCGGGTGTTCGGCACCTTCACCAATGAAGGCATCGCCATGCTCGGCGAGGGTGTGGCCGCGCCGATGATCGAGACCGAGGCGCGCAAGGCGGGCATGCCGATCGGCCCGCTGGCGATCTCCGATGAGGTTTCCCTGAGCTTGATGAGCCATATCCGCCAACAGACCGCCAGGGACCTGCAGGCCGAAGGCAAGCTGCTGGTGGCGCATCCGGCCTTTGCCGTGATCGATTTGCTGCTCAACGAATACAAGCGTGCCGGCAAGGCCGCTGGCGGTGGTTTCTACGAGTATCCGGCGGCGGGGCAGAAGCACCTGTGGCCCCAGCTGAAAGCCCGCTTCGAGCAGGCCGACGGGCAGATTCCCGCGCAGGACGTGCGCGATCGCCTGCTGTTCGTACAAGCCATCGAGACTGTGCGCTGCGTGGAGGAGGGGGTGTTGCGCTCGACCGCCGATGCCAACATCGGCTCGATCTTCGGCATCGGCTTCGCCGCCTGGACCGGCGGTGCCCTGCAGTTCATCAACCAGTACGGCCTGAAAGACTTCATCGCCCGTGCCCAATACCTGGCCGAGCAATATGGCGAACGGTTCGCGCCGCCGGCGCTGCTGTTGGAAAAAGCCGCCAAGGGACAGCTGTTCTGA
- a CDS encoding acetyl-CoA C-acetyltransferase, producing MTQALIFDALRTPRGKGKADGALHSVKPVNLLAGLLDALQRRNELDTSQVDDIVLGCVTPIGDQGADIARTAALVADWDVSVAGVQINRFCASGLEAVNLGAMKVRSGFEDLVVVGGVESMSRVPMGSDGGAWVLDPQTNMHSHFTPQGIGADLIATLEGFSREDVDGFALQSQQKAARARANGSFNKSLVPVQDQNGIVLLDHDEFIRADSTLEGLGKLKPSFEMIGQMGFDATALRVYSHVERIRHVHTPGNSSGIVDGAALMLIGSEAKGLALGLKPRARIVATAVTSTDPTIMLTGPAPATRKALAKAGLRVEDIDLFEVNEAFASVVLKFIKDMAIDPAKVNVNGGSIAMGHPLGATGCAILGTLLDELEARGRRYGLATLCVGGGMGIATIIERL from the coding sequence ATGACCCAGGCTTTGATATTCGACGCATTACGCACCCCCCGTGGCAAAGGCAAGGCCGACGGTGCCTTGCACAGCGTCAAACCGGTGAACCTGCTGGCGGGGTTGCTCGATGCCCTGCAGCGTCGCAACGAGCTCGACACCAGCCAGGTCGACGACATCGTGCTGGGTTGCGTGACGCCCATCGGCGATCAGGGCGCGGACATCGCCAGGACCGCGGCGCTGGTGGCCGACTGGGATGTCAGCGTGGCCGGGGTGCAGATCAACCGTTTCTGCGCCTCGGGCCTCGAGGCGGTGAACCTGGGTGCGATGAAAGTGCGCTCCGGTTTCGAGGACCTGGTGGTGGTCGGCGGCGTCGAGTCGATGTCGCGGGTGCCCATGGGCAGCGACGGCGGGGCCTGGGTACTCGACCCGCAAACCAATATGCACAGCCATTTCACCCCGCAGGGTATCGGCGCGGACCTGATCGCCACCCTCGAAGGCTTCAGCCGCGAGGACGTGGATGGCTTCGCCCTGCAGTCGCAGCAGAAGGCGGCCCGGGCCCGGGCCAACGGTTCGTTCAACAAGTCCCTGGTGCCGGTGCAGGACCAGAACGGCATTGTCCTGTTGGATCACGATGAATTCATACGTGCGGACTCGACCCTGGAGGGCCTGGGCAAGCTCAAGCCCAGTTTCGAGATGATCGGCCAGATGGGGTTCGATGCCACCGCCTTGCGGGTCTACAGCCATGTCGAGCGCATCCGCCATGTGCATACGCCAGGCAACAGCTCCGGGATAGTCGACGGCGCGGCGCTGATGCTCATCGGTTCCGAGGCGAAGGGCCTGGCGCTCGGGCTCAAGCCACGGGCGCGGATTGTCGCCACGGCCGTCACCAGCACCGATCCGACCATCATGCTCACCGGGCCGGCGCCGGCCACGCGCAAGGCGCTGGCCAAGGCCGGGCTGCGAGTCGAGGACATCGATCTGTTCGAGGTCAACGAGGCCTTCGCCTCGGTGGTGTTGAAGTTCATCAAGGACATGGCCATCGATCCGGCCAAGGTCAACGTCAATGGCGGCTCCATCGCCATGGGCCACCCATTGGGCGCGACCGGCTGCGCGATCCTCGGCACCCTGCTCGACGAGCTCGAGGCGCGGGGCCGGCGTTACGGCCTGGCGACCCTGTGTGTCGGCGGCGGCATGGGTATCGCCACCATCATCGAACGCCTCTGA
- a CDS encoding DUF4398 domain-containing protein produces the protein MSIRPLFAALAVLALAGCAADPAPNEQMRLTEQTLAQAKAVGATAEDVPELKLAEDKFARAQRNMQEQSFKHARMRAEQAELDARLAEARVLTLKSQEQLNMLQTRITRLRKQLGDAQ, from the coding sequence GTGAGTATTCGACCTCTTTTCGCTGCCCTGGCCGTCCTGGCTCTGGCGGGTTGCGCAGCCGATCCGGCGCCGAATGAACAAATGCGCCTGACCGAACAGACCCTGGCCCAGGCCAAGGCCGTGGGGGCCACGGCCGAAGACGTGCCGGAGCTGAAGCTGGCCGAAGACAAATTCGCCCGGGCGCAGCGCAACATGCAGGAACAGTCGTTCAAGCATGCGCGCATGCGTGCCGAGCAAGCGGAGCTGGATGCGCGCCTGGCCGAAGCACGGGTCCTGACCCTCAAGAGCCAGGAACAACTGAACATGCTCCAGACCCGCATCACTCGCCTGCGCAAGCAACTGGGAGATGCCCAATGA
- a CDS encoding cytochrome c, whose protein sequence is MKSLILLCSALLLTTPAHAAQLTLELGADSRTWQTEELLKHPQARNIKIKDDVSYKRDMNYRALPVSALLTGIRADDHLQAVALDGFAAEMPAAPLLNTAGAQAWLAIEDPAKPWPPLAEGKPSAGPFYLVWTHPQAGHISPEQWPFQVASIKRLAAVAERFPALLPDPKLAATDPVNRGFALFQKNCLACHRLNGAGDSQFGPDLNIPYNPTEYFGADFLKRYIRDPQSLRRWPQAKMPGFSSSVLPDAELELLLGYLKHMAGRKQSGQ, encoded by the coding sequence TTGAAATCTCTCATTCTCCTGTGCAGCGCGCTGCTGCTCACCACGCCCGCGCACGCCGCGCAATTGACCCTGGAACTGGGCGCCGACAGCCGCACCTGGCAGACCGAGGAACTGCTCAAGCACCCACAGGCACGCAACATCAAGATCAAGGATGACGTGTCGTACAAGCGCGACATGAATTACCGCGCACTGCCTGTCTCGGCCCTGCTCACCGGCATCCGCGCCGACGACCACCTACAGGCGGTCGCCCTGGACGGCTTCGCCGCCGAAATGCCCGCCGCGCCGCTGCTCAACACAGCTGGTGCCCAGGCCTGGCTGGCCATCGAAGATCCGGCCAAGCCCTGGCCTCCCCTGGCCGAGGGCAAGCCCAGCGCCGGACCGTTCTACCTGGTGTGGACTCACCCCCAGGCCGGGCATATCAGTCCAGAGCAATGGCCGTTCCAGGTCGCCAGCATCAAACGCCTGGCAGCGGTGGCCGAACGTTTCCCGGCACTGCTCCCGGACCCGAAACTGGCCGCCACCGACCCGGTGAACCGGGGCTTCGCCCTGTTCCAGAAGAACTGCCTGGCCTGCCATCGCCTCAACGGCGCCGGCGATTCGCAGTTCGGTCCCGACCTGAATATCCCCTACAACCCCACCGAGTACTTCGGTGCGGACTTTCTCAAGCGCTATATCCGTGATCCGCAAAGCCTGCGCCGCTGGCCGCAGGCGAAGATGCCGGGCTTCTCCAGCAGCGTACTGCCGGACGCCGAGCTGGAGCTGCTGCTGGGTTACCTGAAGCATATGGCGGGGCGCAAGCAGTCTGGGCAATGA
- a CDS encoding 1-acyl-sn-glycerol-3-phosphate acyltransferase, translated as MLFLFRMSLMGLHFIAAGILGVVLGLCRPFNPDNSRLCARLYAWPAMCILRLRVKAEVGPLMNKPDSCVIVANHQSNYDLFVFGNVVPPRTVCIGKKSLKWVPLFGQLFWLAGNVLIDRGNAHKARRSMLTTTHTLQHKDTSIWVFPEGTRNLGEELLPFKKGAFQMAIAAGVPIVPVCASSYIRHMRLNRWHSGKILIRSLPAIPTAGLSMEDMPRLIEQCREQMRACIESMDRQLQTA; from the coding sequence ATGCTGTTTCTGTTTCGTATGTCGTTGATGGGCCTGCATTTTATTGCAGCGGGAATACTCGGCGTGGTGCTGGGGCTGTGCCGCCCGTTCAACCCGGACAACAGCCGCCTGTGCGCCCGCCTGTATGCCTGGCCGGCCATGTGCATCCTGCGCCTGCGGGTCAAGGCCGAGGTCGGGCCGTTGATGAACAAGCCCGACAGCTGCGTGATCGTCGCCAACCACCAGTCCAACTACGACCTGTTCGTGTTCGGCAATGTGGTGCCGCCGCGCACCGTGTGCATTGGCAAGAAAAGCCTGAAATGGGTGCCCTTGTTCGGCCAGCTGTTCTGGCTTGCGGGCAACGTGCTGATCGACCGCGGCAACGCGCATAAGGCACGCCGTTCGATGCTGACCACCACCCACACCCTGCAGCACAAGGACACGTCGATCTGGGTCTTCCCGGAAGGCACCCGCAACCTCGGCGAAGAGCTGCTGCCGTTCAAGAAAGGCGCCTTCCAGATGGCTATCGCCGCGGGCGTGCCGATCGTTCCGGTATGCGCCAGCAGCTATATCCGCCATATGCGCCTCAACCGCTGGCACAGCGGCAAGATCCTGATCCGCTCGCTGCCGGCGATCCCTACCGCGGGCCTGAGCATGGAGGACATGCCAAGGCTGATCGAACAATGCCGCGAACAGATGCGCGCGTGCATCGAGTCGATGGACCGCCAGCTCCAGACCGCCTGA
- a CDS encoding PLP-dependent aminotransferase family protein has translation MTNLLLYQRIAQQLAEDIRRGVYQPGERVPSVRKMSSQLNVSHATVLQAYANLEDQGLIRARPQSGYYVHQTPALTAPTPDIARVERPGLVTRSSIIHQVLVESRREGVFPLGAAVPSVDYLPVRALHQQLAKVTRFHSPRAFSYMFSPGFEPLRRQVAIRMRDAGVVVDPSEVVITHGCVDALQMSLRVLTRPGDLIAAESPTYYGLLQLADLLGLKVIEIPSDPSTGMSLEALQLAANQWSIKALVLTTRLSNPLGGTMPEERQKQLLRLASDFDIQVVEDDIYGELMFEVGRTKALKAYDRLDRVIYCSSFSKTLSPGVRIGWMIAGKYQQEIQRLQTFSTHSACSVTQMGVAAYLENGGYDRHLRFIRQEYRKNLSAFQLAVQQYFPEGTQITRPNGGFILWVSLPGRVNTQELHVRALQQGISIAPGLIFSNTEQFNHCIRLNCGTPWNREAERALMTLGMLASQLCLEATGGF, from the coding sequence ATGACCAATCTCTTGCTTTATCAACGTATCGCTCAGCAGCTGGCTGAGGATATCCGTCGTGGTGTGTACCAGCCGGGAGAGCGCGTACCCTCGGTACGCAAGATGAGCTCGCAGCTCAATGTCAGCCATGCGACGGTGCTCCAGGCGTATGCCAATCTCGAGGATCAGGGCCTGATCCGGGCCCGTCCGCAGTCGGGCTACTACGTGCACCAGACCCCGGCGCTGACCGCGCCGACCCCGGACATCGCCCGGGTCGAAAGGCCGGGCCTGGTAACGCGCAGCAGCATCATTCACCAGGTATTGGTGGAGTCGCGCCGCGAAGGCGTGTTTCCGTTAGGCGCCGCGGTGCCGAGTGTCGATTACCTGCCGGTGCGGGCGCTACACCAGCAACTGGCCAAGGTCACCCGGTTTCACAGCCCGCGGGCGTTCAGCTACATGTTCAGTCCCGGCTTCGAGCCGCTGCGCCGCCAGGTCGCCATCCGCATGCGCGATGCCGGCGTGGTGGTCGACCCGTCGGAAGTGGTGATTACCCATGGCTGCGTGGACGCGCTGCAGATGTCGTTGCGCGTGCTGACCCGTCCGGGCGACCTGATCGCCGCGGAGTCGCCGACCTATTACGGCTTGCTGCAACTGGCCGACCTGCTGGGGCTCAAGGTCATCGAGATCCCCAGCGACCCTTCCACCGGCATGAGCCTGGAGGCGCTGCAACTGGCGGCCAACCAGTGGTCGATCAAGGCCTTGGTCCTGACCACGCGCCTGAGCAATCCCTTGGGCGGCACCATGCCGGAAGAACGCCAGAAGCAACTGCTGCGCCTGGCCTCGGACTTCGATATCCAGGTGGTCGAGGACGATATCTACGGCGAATTGATGTTCGAGGTAGGGCGTACCAAGGCATTGAAAGCCTATGACCGGCTGGACCGGGTGATCTACTGCTCGAGCTTTTCCAAGACCCTGTCGCCCGGGGTGCGCATCGGCTGGATGATTGCCGGCAAGTACCAGCAGGAAATCCAGCGCCTGCAGACGTTCAGCACTCACTCGGCCTGCAGCGTGACCCAGATGGGCGTTGCGGCCTACCTGGAGAACGGCGGCTACGACCGGCACCTGCGCTTCATCCGCCAGGAGTACCGCAAGAACCTCAGCGCCTTTCAGCTGGCGGTGCAGCAGTATTTTCCGGAGGGCACGCAGATTACCCGTCCCAATGGCGGTTTCATTCTCTGGGTCAGCCTGCCAGGGCGGGTCAATACCCAGGAATTGCATGTCCGGGCGTTGCAGCAGGGCATCAGTATCGCGCCGGGGTTGATCTTCAGTAATACCGAGCAGTTCAACCACTGCATCCGCCTCAATTGCGGCACTCCCTGGAACCGCGAGGCCGAGCGGGCCTTGATGACCCTGGGCATGTTGGCCAGCCAACTGTGCCTGGAGGCTACGGGCGGTTTTTGA
- a CDS encoding amidotransferase, with product MSLRICILETDILRPELVDQYQGYGQMFQRLFSQQPIAAEFTVYNVMQGDYPSDDLSFDAYLVTGSKADSFGTDPWIQTLKTYLLDRYQRGDKLLGICFGHQLLALLLGGKSERATQGWGVGTHNYKLAAKAPWMSPVVEELTLLISHQDQVTALPENATVIASSDFCPFAAYHINDQVLCFQGHPEFIHDYSRALLDLRQQHLGEQVYQKGIASLDRAHHGSTVAEWMMRFVAHKPQAASL from the coding sequence ATGTCGCTACGCATCTGCATTCTGGAAACCGACATCCTGCGTCCAGAATTGGTCGATCAATACCAGGGATACGGGCAGATGTTCCAGCGCCTGTTTTCGCAGCAGCCAATCGCTGCCGAATTCACCGTCTACAACGTGATGCAGGGCGATTATCCGAGCGACGACCTGAGCTTCGACGCCTACCTGGTCACCGGGAGCAAGGCCGATTCCTTCGGCACCGATCCCTGGATTCAAACCCTCAAGACCTACCTGCTGGACCGCTACCAGCGTGGCGACAAACTGCTGGGCATCTGCTTTGGCCACCAACTGCTGGCGCTGTTGCTGGGCGGCAAGAGCGAGCGCGCGACCCAGGGGTGGGGCGTGGGCACCCACAACTACAAGCTGGCGGCCAAGGCGCCGTGGATGAGCCCGGTGGTGGAGGAACTGACGCTGTTGATCAGCCACCAGGACCAGGTCACCGCCTTGCCGGAAAACGCCACGGTCATCGCCTCCAGCGATTTCTGCCCGTTCGCCGCCTATCACATCAATGACCAGGTGCTGTGCTTCCAGGGGCACCCGGAGTTCATCCATGACTATTCGCGGGCACTGTTGGACCTGCGTCAGCAGCACTTGGGCGAACAGGTCTATCAGAAGGGCATCGCCAGCCTGGACCGGGCTCATCACGGCAGCACCGTGGCTGAATGGATGATGCGTTTCGTGGCGCACAAGCCGCAGGCCGCTTCGCTCTGA
- a CDS encoding OmpA family protein produces the protein MTRLTRVLSGALLIAFAGLYGCAGQRSDAALEQASEDFQKVKEDSNVLRIAPKDVIRAGESLARADRLSSYWGSGGDVVHYAYLSQRYSEIAREHTNQALNQEQAAKLELERQRLQLALREAKLVSVQQQGKWLEEQIINLATTQTDRGLVMTLGDVLFDTGEAELKSSANRTVLKVVQFLQLNPKRVVRIEGYTDNTGDKQSNLKLSRDRAQSVADILVDLGVEEKRVQVEGYGDEYPVEANASERGRAQNRRVEIVFSDEQGQLGAAR, from the coding sequence ATGACTCGCCTGACCCGCGTCTTGAGTGGCGCCCTGTTGATCGCCTTTGCCGGTCTCTATGGCTGTGCCGGGCAGCGCAGCGACGCAGCCTTGGAACAGGCCAGCGAAGACTTCCAGAAGGTCAAGGAAGACTCCAACGTGCTGCGCATCGCCCCCAAGGATGTGATCCGTGCCGGTGAGTCCCTGGCCCGGGCCGATCGTCTGTCCAGCTACTGGGGCAGCGGTGGCGATGTGGTGCATTACGCCTACCTCAGCCAGCGCTACAGCGAAATTGCCCGCGAGCACACCAATCAGGCATTGAATCAGGAGCAGGCGGCCAAGCTCGAACTGGAGCGCCAGCGCCTGCAACTGGCCCTGCGCGAGGCCAAGCTGGTGAGCGTGCAGCAGCAGGGCAAGTGGCTGGAGGAGCAGATCATCAACCTGGCCACCACCCAGACCGATCGCGGGCTGGTGATGACCCTGGGCGACGTGCTGTTCGATACCGGTGAAGCGGAGCTGAAAAGCTCGGCCAATCGCACCGTGCTAAAGGTCGTGCAGTTCCTCCAGCTGAACCCCAAGCGCGTGGTGCGGATCGAGGGTTATACGGACAACACCGGCGACAAGCAGAGCAATCTGAAACTGTCCCGCGATCGGGCGCAGTCCGTGGCCGACATCCTGGTGGACCTGGGCGTCGAGGAGAAACGCGTCCAGGTCGAAGGTTACGGCGATGAATACCCGGTCGAGGCCAATGCCTCGGAACGTGGGCGGGCGCAGAACCGTCGGGTGGAAATCGTCTTCTCCGACGAGCAGGGCCAGCTCGGCGCGGCTCGCTAA
- a CDS encoding magnesium and cobalt transport protein CorA, with amino-acid sequence MGRVVAAAVYSAGKKVTNITLDEGAAWAAKPGHFVWIGLEEPNAQELANLQRQFNLHELAIEDALEKHSRPKLETFGDALFIVTYSPVRENGKLEFIETHIFAGNGYIITARNGHSKSYSAVRQRCEARPLLLEHGEDFVLYALLDFVTENYQPVSEAIHAEIDELEHSVLCSALNERDIQHLHSLRRDVLRLRRHVAPMVEISEELQKLSFPFIDKNMRPYFRDVQIHVTRQMEDLATLRDIASQTIEIGVLLEASRQSVVQRKFAAWAAILAFPTAVAGIYGMNFDNMPELKLHYGYFGVLAFLVVGCTGLWASFKRSGWL; translated from the coding sequence ATGGGCAGAGTCGTTGCCGCCGCCGTCTACAGCGCGGGCAAGAAAGTCACCAATATCACCCTCGACGAGGGCGCGGCCTGGGCCGCCAAACCCGGACACTTCGTCTGGATCGGCCTCGAAGAACCCAACGCCCAGGAACTGGCCAACCTGCAACGCCAGTTCAACCTCCATGAACTGGCCATCGAGGACGCGCTGGAAAAACACAGCCGGCCGAAACTCGAAACCTTCGGCGACGCGCTGTTTATCGTCACTTACTCCCCGGTGCGCGAAAACGGCAAGCTGGAGTTCATCGAGACCCACATCTTTGCCGGCAATGGCTACATCATCACTGCCCGCAACGGTCACTCCAAATCCTATTCCGCCGTACGCCAGCGCTGTGAAGCGCGGCCATTGCTGCTCGAGCACGGCGAAGACTTCGTGCTGTACGCGCTGCTGGATTTCGTCACGGAAAACTACCAGCCGGTGAGCGAAGCCATTCACGCCGAGATCGACGAGCTGGAACACAGCGTGTTGTGCAGTGCGCTCAACGAGCGCGATATCCAGCACCTGCACAGCCTGCGTCGCGATGTGCTGCGCCTGCGCCGTCATGTGGCGCCCATGGTGGAGATCAGCGAAGAGCTGCAGAAACTCAGCTTCCCGTTTATCGACAAGAACATGCGCCCCTACTTTCGCGACGTGCAGATCCACGTCACCCGGCAGATGGAAGACCTGGCGACCCTGCGCGACATCGCCAGCCAGACCATCGAGATCGGCGTCCTGCTGGAGGCCTCGCGCCAAAGCGTGGTGCAACGCAAGTTCGCCGCCTGGGCAGCGATCCTCGCGTTCCCGACGGCGGTGGCCGGGATCTATGGGATGAACTTCGACAACATGCCCGAGCTGAAGCTGCATTACGGCTACTTCGGCGTGCTGGCATTCCTGGTGGTGGGATGTACCGGGTTGTGGGCGAGCTTCAAGCGCTCGGGATGGCTTTGA
- a CDS encoding ribonuclease E inhibitor RraB gives MSTAYQEDISSSVLRRMKEGGFDFSRFHPIEFYAVFPDEERARRAAGQFRGESLNAQVSVRDDGAWYLELSKVMYATYGGIGDFEQDFEAVVAPLGGIIEGWGVKQEVRGRLV, from the coding sequence ATGAGCACAGCCTATCAAGAAGACATCAGCAGCAGCGTGCTGCGCCGCATGAAAGAAGGCGGTTTCGACTTTTCACGATTCCATCCCATCGAGTTCTACGCTGTTTTCCCGGACGAGGAGCGGGCACGCAGGGCGGCAGGACAGTTTCGCGGTGAATCCTTGAATGCCCAGGTCAGTGTGCGCGATGACGGCGCCTGGTACCTGGAGCTGAGCAAGGTGATGTACGCCACCTATGGCGGCATCGGGGACTTCGAACAGGACTTCGAAGCGGTGGTTGCCCCCTTGGGCGGGATCATAGAAGGCTGGGGCGTGAAGCAGGAGGTTCGAGGGCGACTCGTGTAG
- a CDS encoding START domain-containing protein, with protein sequence MGSLHRIAVLCGLTVLLSATAHAEDWQTAKDEDGIKVSLSEVAGSKYKAYRGVTTMKTTMAKLRALQEDVAGACAWIHECKSQKLLKHEGDQSWTYTQFNTPWPVTARDSVLHVTTSEGADGSLIRKLEGVPTYIPEEKGFVRVAQVEGFWKFVPKGADQIEVTYQVHTDPGGSVPSWLSNKFVVDAPFNTLKALKARAEK encoded by the coding sequence ATGGGTTCGCTGCATCGAATTGCTGTGCTCTGTGGGTTGACCGTTCTACTGTCGGCAACGGCCCACGCCGAAGATTGGCAAACGGCCAAGGATGAAGACGGCATCAAGGTCTCCTTGAGTGAAGTGGCCGGTTCCAAATACAAGGCCTACCGGGGCGTGACCACCATGAAGACCACCATGGCCAAGTTGCGCGCCCTGCAGGAGGATGTGGCCGGTGCCTGCGCCTGGATCCATGAGTGCAAGTCGCAGAAGCTGCTCAAGCACGAAGGCGACCAGAGCTGGACCTATACCCAGTTCAACACCCCTTGGCCGGTTACGGCGCGGGATTCGGTGCTGCATGTCACCACCAGCGAAGGCGCCGATGGCAGCCTGATCCGCAAGCTCGAAGGCGTACCGACCTACATTCCCGAGGAAAAAGGTTTCGTGCGCGTGGCCCAGGTCGAAGGCTTCTGGAAGTTCGTGCCCAAGGGCGCGGACCAGATCGAAGTGACCTATCAGGTGCATACCGATCCTGGCGGCAGCGTGCCGTCGTGGTTGTCCAACAAATTCGTCGTGGATGCGCCGTTCAATACCCTCAAGGCCTTGAAGGCGCGCGCTGAGAAATAA
- a CDS encoding YkgJ family cysteine cluster protein: protein MNCREGCGACCIAPSISSPIPGMPHGKPAGERCIHLSVEQLCGLFGLPERPAVCGGFQPDVEVCGSDREEAIRLIGWWEQMTAA from the coding sequence ATGAATTGCCGTGAAGGCTGTGGCGCCTGTTGCATCGCCCCTTCCATCAGTAGCCCGATTCCCGGAATGCCCCATGGCAAGCCGGCCGGAGAACGTTGCATCCATCTTTCTGTCGAACAGCTGTGCGGCTTGTTCGGCCTGCCCGAACGGCCAGCCGTATGTGGTGGGTTCCAGCCGGATGTCGAGGTGTGCGGCAGCGATCGGGAAGAGGCTATCCGCTTGATCGGCTGGTGGGAGCAAATGACGGCGGCGTGA